DNA from Daucus carota subsp. sativus chromosome 1, DH1 v3.0, whole genome shotgun sequence:
CTCGTAGATACAAGGAGATCAGGGTTCCCCATTTTAATATTAAGCAGTTGCGGAGGATCTTTGTCGGTTTCGGGTTCAACTGTGTTGCGAACGATTATAAGATTGTGTGCATCTGGGAATATGGATATGTGCATACGTATAATCGTTCATACCAGTTTCATATGTACTCGTGTAATGATAATTCGTGGAAAGAACTGAAGCATGATTTTCCATTGAAAATCAGTTGTGAGGAGTGTGTGATTGTGAGGGGGGAATCCTTATTGGGCGTGTTCACGTCCTGACCTAAACTATTTATGGGTGAAAGTTAATGTTCAAAGTGAGGAAATCCGGATGTTTCACGGGCCGGAGTATGTGATGAATGAAATGACTAGAAGCTCCGTTATGGCACTAGGTGATTCTGTTGCTGAAGCCGTTTTTTCACCTGGGGCTGAGGCAAATCAGATGATTCATTTGTATACCTTTGAGGAAAATTCGGGTGTTTGGACGAGGATATACAGCATGGAATTATTTGACGGAGGCAGCCTTTGAGTTTCATGTGCTATTATAAGAATGgcaaaataatttatacaacGGGCCATCATAGAAAGTTGTTCTTCTATAACGTGACAAGCAGAGAAGTTAAGAATCTTATGGTCGCAGAAGATGGCGGAATGTATTCAATGCCGATCAGTTACACTGAGAGTCTTGCTTCTGTTGACGGTATGGTGCGTGTTCCTCAAGAAGCTGCAACAGAAGAAAGGCCACTGGAGACTGTATTCCCCACAACTGAAAGGTATTCAACttcatcttaattttaatactattttttattgttttaatttctAAATGGCTATGTTATTGAGGGTGTAAATCTCTACTAATGTAACATCCAAAAATCCTAACTAAAGAATTTTGTGTCCTTGTTGTACGATGTTGATAACTTGTAATTGTTTCTTGAAGCTGGAATGCTGCCTGGGATTCTACAATCTTGGAAGATATTCACTGATGCTATGTCCACAAATTAAAGCATCAGAGGAAATAAATTTTGGTGGCTGCAGGTTTCTAGGGTGAGTATGTTGGCACATGTTGTTTGACTGGTTCTAATTTAGAACTCGTTCATCTCTGATAGTTGTGAGGGGAGTAAGAGGTGGGCTATATAGTTAACGGTGGCTTCCATTGTATAAGTAAATTGATCAAGGGGCGATCATTTTTGTATTAAGCAAATTGAAGTTGAAATCTCATTCAGAACAGTTTTGGCAACacaatttattttgtgtttgtagttttattctgcAAATTTGATGTTCTATACAAATTTATTGTGACTTGAACTTATTGATGTAAAGATAAAAATACTCGAGTATTGtaatcacatatttttataGACTCTACCACATATATAGAACACATTTGAACATACACATACCCAAGAAGCAAACACAAATTCTTAAGGCATGGCGTGTTCAACAAATTTATATGGCAAAAAAAATGATTGAGCTTGGAGTATGTGAAAGTGTTGATGCATGCCCCTCTTTTGTGATTATAGGTAAGTAGtggaatttttaaatttgacgagtgaagataaaaaataaacaattatGGTGAAAGAAGTGGAGGGGTATTTGACCCAAAATTATGAGGCACTATAACCGCATTACACAATTAAGTATAATTCCTTTCACCACATTATCAATTAAAGTAAAAcctctatatataaattaataatgtcgggacgggggaaatttattaatttagagagttattaatttatcgataaattaataattattaatttaaagagtttttaactgATTATACCGGCCATaccaaacaaaaaatcatattgtgtataaattaatatacaaaacaaaagaCCAAATTAGTCTATGCCTCTTAGAATTACATTGCAGCGAACCTTGGGACtcaacgtaaattagtaattattgtgtttatatgtatttaaaatcAATAATGACTTTTGAAGTACCGTACATTAAAAGTAAACAAAAGGAATAAATGCGTaatctaaaagaaaaacaaacaacTATTGAATCATATTTCGATAGAgtgtaacatatatttttttcagtttctatgaattattaatatatgatttttttgggACCGAAAATTATAAAGAGATGTCCCAAAAacatattatcttattattttatcgagtttttcaatcttttacattggcccaagttgggaccggacaaatttattattttagagattttattaatttaccgagtattaatttaaagagtttctactgtaCTAGCTTATATTCCTTTTACCTCTTAGtttaaaatgttttcttttttgatgattttagtTATAGTTTTTTCAATGATGAAAAATGGAATAAatgatttttgttattttttatttgttattggTGATATTAGTTattaagatttttatatattttcaacaatttaataaaatatatgattgttgagattttataattatttatattttgaaaattaatatatataagtgtaATCTTTACTAATGTAACATGTGAATATCCCCACCAAACAATTTCGTGCCCTTAATGTATCATGTTGATAACTTATAATCGTTTCTTGAACTAGTTGGGATTAGGGTTGTCAATGAATTAGATATCGTGTTCGATTCTTGAATTAAAAAAGCGGATATGGATTCTCTAAAATAAATTCAGATCTGCAAAATTTTCGATCCGGAAAAAATGCAATCCGATATATATAGAATCTGGATTTAAAACAATCCTATATATTTGTAAGTAATCTGATTTTTGACTAAGTATCTTTGGGCTGTATTAATGCAGtctatttaaatttaagtttacTGATTGTCATATTTTTAAGTTGATGCATTGTTTATAAATTCCAAGTTTCTACAATTTAACAAAGGCTTGTAATATTTGAGCTGATGCATTTTTCTATATCAAAATGttgtattttgattatttttttttaaaaaaattgttattataAGTGATTTCAATAGATTTTCTATATATGaaggttttttttaaaaatttaaatgtaaaCGGACCAGAACTCCGATCTGAAAACGGTCCTAGGAATCATGATATGATCATGTTGTAAAAAGTCCGGTCATAATCACATCTGAATCTGGTAAAATGAAATGGATGAGAATATATATGGATCATGTCTGATTAAATCCGTTAACAACCCTGCTTGAGATTCTACAATCTTAAAAGATATACACTAATGTTGTGTACACAGAAAAAAGCATCAAAGGAAATTTTGACGGTAGGTTGTGGGGTGAGTATGTTAGCACTTGTTGTTTGAGTGGTTAAGTTCGGAACTCATATAAGTGATAGTTTTGGAGCATGGGTGGCCTGTCGGGGCTTGCAGAGTGTATGAGGCAAATTGAAGGCCTCATCTTTTTGTATTAAGCAAATTAAAAGTGCAATTTTACGCTCTGAAAtgagcatatatatacatatcaaaACAGAGTGTTAACAACTAATCCAACGCTGAAAAGCATGACTGATAAAGacaattttcaagaaatatAAGTTTTTCaaccacatatatatatatccaatatTTTAACTCTATAAACATGAACGCATGACATTAGCTGCAAAAACAATTTATAGAATAAAGGATCTTGTATCACTACAATAACAACAGGACAAAACCGGCCGACAAGAAAAAAGTGTCGGGATAAAACCGACGGGCTAAAGTCGGTCAGTTTTACCCCGAACAACATTCTGCTTTGCTAACAAGACTTTGACTGACTTAAACCGACCGGTTGGAGTGGTGATAAAAACAATTTATCAAAGCTGTTTGAGCCCCTCTATATCTGTACTTTGTTGTGAATTCTTGTTTAAAAAATATCTGAACATACTCTTGATGGATTGTCAATATTAGTATAGTCACATATGCAGGTAATACCCGGTATGTGTGTTAAAGTCGCGCGTGACATATATGACACAATCATTTGATTAATTatcatatttgattaattattttttgagatATCTAAGCTAGTGGATACATAATTAGTCTTTTGGTAGTTTGgagaaatgaaaatgaaaattcactagaaatgtttgtttcaggaatcttaattttaattttaaagtaatctcaaaaatatattgcaaattacctgtatttatttatttaattaaccaaataatttttatataccgTTCATTTTGGGCATTTTAAAATTTGGATTCTTACTTTAATTAATGAGAAGAGGGTTTCTAAACACAATATATATCGCGTTTTCCTTTCATATTGCCCTGCATTGATACATGTGCACTCCTCGTGATTTCTTCCACCGATGCATGTGCATTCCTCGTGATCGATTTCATCCGGGACCTTATGTGACGTCGTTTCATGTGACTACGCCagtataaatatgaaaaatcccTAGATATGTAAACGCTAACTTCATCCCGCCCCCAAATCCCCAATTCATTGAAAAATCCCTAAAATATTTCATTGCTCCGCATTCACCAAATTCTTTGAAATCTGTGGGAGCTAGTAAATCAAGATATGTGGCTCGTTCCTTCGCCCTCAATTCACTTAGTTTTTATATGCACAAGGATTAAATTATGTAAATGCAGAATGGCGATTATGGTTGTATATGATGATAAGTTATAAGCGGAATATCTATCAGTCCTAGCGAGTGTACTCTCTCATGTTTCTTCTCTTCGCTTTTGGTGCAATTAATTGGCATGGAATTCATTTCCATACCTTCTGCCATGGTAAGATCCTTAACCTTTTTTACTTTCCAAGTGgtacatgaataattttttattattgctcgttgtatatataaatttgtcatTCTTGAATAGCACTGAGAATGTAAAGGCCTCTATAACCCAACTATTCAAAGGTGTAAATCATAATCTAAACATCGGAATTTTTCTCAAAGGTGTACACATGAATCATATCATTTGCTTCagtgcaagaaaatcacctagCGCCATAATAGAGGTTGAAGTAGTTTAATTCTTCACATACTCAAGCCCATTAAACATCTGGATCCCCTCAGTTTCAAATGTTAACTTTCACCCGGAAATCATTCTGTTGATTAGAGAAACACATCCAGTAAGGATTCCCCTTGACAGCCACACACTCAACAAAGCCCAATTGTAATGAAAAATCAGGCTTCAATTATTTCCAAGAATTGTCCTTACATGAAAACATAGGAAATTGATATGACAGATTCTGCAGTTTAAGTCCAAATTCGTAGATGCACACAATTTTATAATCGTTAGCAACACAATTGAATCCAAAACCAACCAGGATCCTAAGcacaattttaataaaatggGGCACCAAGATATTCTTAGATCTATTAGTAATCGGGTTCCAAATAACAACATTAGTGGGTCTGAGAGGTAGTCTAAAGGAACATACCAGCCCGTTAATGAAAAGTCATGCGGGCTTCACTAATCATCAACCGGCTGGTATGTTCCTTTAGACCACCTCTCACACCCACTAATGTTGTTATTTGGAACCCTGCAACTAATAGATCTAAGAATATCTTGATGCCCcattttgatattaaaaatgTGCATAAGATCCGAGTTGGTTTTGGATTCAATTGTGTTCTTAATGAGTATAAGATTGTGCCCATCTATGAATTTGGACTTGAGCTGCAGAATCTGTCATACCAGTTTCATATGTATTCATGTAAGGATAATTATTGGAAAGAATTGAAGTCTGATTTTTCATTGCAATTGGGTTATGCTGAGTGTGTGGCTATCAAGGGAAATCCTTACCGGATGTATTTTTGTAATCAACAGAAAAGATTTCTGGATGAAGGTTTAACGTGGAAACTAAGGGGATCCACATGTTTGATGGGCCTCAGTATGTAAAGAACTAGGTGATTTTGTTACTTAAACAGTGTTTTCGTGTTTTCACCTGGCGCTGAGGTAGATGATATGATTCACGTGTACACCTTTGAAGAAAATTCCGGTGTTTGGATGAGGATGTACAGCTTTGGATTCTTGGGGTGCAGAGGCCTGTGAGTTTTAAGTGCTTTAAAAATGGTTAAATATTCTCTACAACCGGCAATCAGAATAAGTTGTTCATGTACAACTTGACAAGCAAAGAATTTAAGACTCTTCTGGTCACAGAAGGTAGGGACATGATTCGCATGCCAATGAATTACACTGAGACTCTTGTTGCTATTGAGGGGATGGTGAGTGTTGGAGATGGAGCTGCAAAAGAACAAAGACGGGAGGCAGTTGCACTCGCTACAACTAATAGGTATTTCATTTTTCtcacacaatacaacttcttacCTCTCTCTTTTATTTGTTAAGTTACACAATTGGCAGGTCTCGCATACAACTTAAAATTAAGTTTCATGCGGGACCTGTCATTTGTGTAACTTAACAAATAAAAGAGAGAGGTAAGATGTTGTATTGTGTGAGAAAATGAAGTACCTATTAGTTGTAGCGAGTGCCGCTGCCTCCTGTCTATCTTCACTACACCATATTCGGTCTATCCTAACATTACAGAATGATGTTGCCACAAAAAATGTTGCCTTAGAtgcttaaaatttgattgaagTGGGTGTATACCAACATCATATATAGGTGTTGCCATTGATAAGAAAACTGTTGCCTTAACTACAAAAAAACCTCAACGCCAACACCTTATACGATGTTGCCTTAGAGAAGAATAAAAATAAAGCAAGGTAAACAACCCCGCTCTTTTACACTGAAATTTTCAAATTGAATTCAACAACCGCCCACTCAGACAAAACACCGTACCTctcaaacaaattaaaacaaaaactgaAAACACCCagatctctccctctccctctctccctctctctcccgcATCTCTCAGTCTCTCTCTCCCGCATCTCTCACTTTCTCTCTCCCGTATCTCTTTTACGCATCTCTCCCATCTCGCTCTTTCATCTCTTTCTGTCATATCACTCATCTCTCTCATCTCACTCTTTCATCTCTCGAAACTGGAATTTGCGTAAGTTTGGGAAATGGTCCGACGACTTTATACAGGGAGCTCAGTTGCTTTTCTCGTACGTAGCTTGAATTTAATTGGTCGAACTGTAAATATAAGGTATTTCTCTGAATTCATCTTGCTAATTGGGGttttaaaaccctaattttaaatttgttaatttgggTTTTTTTAAATGGGGTTTAATCAGGTGTTAATTAGGGTTCAATTTGTATGTCAATTGAAATACTCTTCGGGTATATTTGCTAAAGTATGTATTTCTGCATTTTTAAAGTATGCATTTCTgcatttttaaattatgtatttgcttattgttttcttgtttttgcAAGTGAATTAGTGTATTATAAAACTACGGGACTCTCATTTTCATGGATGTTTGAGGACACAGAACCGAGTGGAAGGAGCTTCTGGTAGGTATGGATTATGATGCATCCTACTCTCAAGTGTCTCGTTTTCCATTAATTGCTTTTGCCATGTGACTGACATTTACTGGAGTGATTAAATTTTCAGATGTTTTGGTGCCAAAACTTAGCTCAAGAACAATAAGACAGGCAGTTGGAGGTGTTGGGTGTGTTTTGCACTACTAGAATGAAGGTATCAATTATCTCTAACCTTTCCTTATGCACTAGCattaattaagaaaaagttgTAAAGGTCAAAAATGAGTTACCAGCTGAATTATGCTTTCTGTGCTTTCTTTTCTTAGGTAAAATTCCCTACTATACAATGCCCCCAACTAGGGATGTCGGCGTCCCTTCGGAAGCAAAGATCATATCAGAACTTAGAAAGGAGTTCAACATCGATGAAGTATATGGTACAGAGTCATTTATTAGTAGTCTAAAATCTGCAGACGATTTTAAACCTGCCGAAATGCTGGCAAGTGCTATTGTCACCTCTGATGAGAAGATGAGTGAGGTTTGTATCGTGTCAATCATTCTACACAAACACTGGTGATCTTTATAGgtatttattcttttatattaCAGTAATTAAAAGAGGAGTCTTCATAGAGTATTTATGTGTATCATTTGTCATAATATATCATCTTAAACATATTTTACACAAAACTGGTACTGCGAGTCTTGGTTTTTGGGGGCATGCTGTAATTAATTTAGTAACTATGGCTTGATGTCAGCAgtgagttttttttatataggtTCTTTTCTATTTCCAAACTCCTTATGAACTAAACTgaattatattttacttaaCATGATGTAATGCAGGCTAAAAATGTTGTAGATCAGAGTAATGATAATGAAGAGTGCATGGCAGAAGAAGATATCCCAGATTTGAAAATGGCCAAAACAGCTAGTGGCAGGCAGAATGCGAAGTTATATGCTACAACAGATAATGTCATGCTGATGATTTCCAAGTTGGCATAACAGGATTACTagttttctttaaaatctcagaATTCTGATGAACAGTCATGTCATcgcttaattttttatttaggttGCATATTATGAAGAATTTGTATTTTAGAGAAGTTGGAGCATCTGGTTGTGTTTTGGAGAAATAGATATAGTTTGGAGTTGAGGAATTGTTAGTGTTGGAGAATGTTCTTCGTTATTTGCTTGGAGAACTGATATTGTTATTTATAAAGGGATGATCTATTATTCAAACAGATTCTtgcaaaaattttatttgaacctGTTGCCATAGCTTACAAGAATGTTGCTAAGAAAATTAATTGATAGTGATGCTATAACATTAAAAGTGTTGGCATAAccatataatttgattttagttATACTTTATGGTAACATACAAGTAGTGTTGCTATTTAAAAGAGGTGTTGCCATAACCTTTAAAGCAACAGTGAAATACATGTTGCTGTTAACCAAATAGATGTTGCCATACATCTCTAAGGCAACGTTCTTTACTATGTTACCAAAAAATGGAAAAAGTGTTAGCAAAACCTCTATGCCCACATGGATTTTCGCAACATCttcaaaattggaaaaaatgTCGCCTTAAACTCAATAGCAACATAAATGACGGTTTTAGCAACGAAAATTTGGTGTTAGGAAAGgccatatatggtgtagtgcTTCTTTTGCAGCTCCTTCTCCAACACTCACCATCCCCTTAATAGCAACAAGACTCTCAGTGTAATTCATTGGCATGTGCATCATGTCCCTGTTGGGGATAATAAAATGCAAAGAGAAGAAACTTGTTCTCTGGAATTTCTTGTTATCATTGAGAAATAGGATATTACAATTTATAGGATTACATAGAAATAGATTCACTGAACTAGTACATAGAACAGTTAATTATCTTGGAATATGAAAACTAAGGTGCATGCACTAGATTCATGCATCTGTGACTTCACATTCATGTATAGAAATAAATAGATATTCTAGAAAATTCTAGCTTATATTCCAACAGCCTCCCTTAAGCTAGAATCTTGTAACACCAAGCTTTGTCTTCAATCCTGTGAAAACCTCTGACTTTAATGGCTTTGTAAATATGTCTGAGACTTGTTCTTCACTTCTGCAGTACTTAACTTCAAGTTCTCCATTCTTGATCAAATCACGGATGAAATGGTATTTAATTCGAATATGTTTGCTTTTGCCAT
Protein-coding regions in this window:
- the LOC108195106 gene encoding guanine nucleotide-binding protein-like NSN1, encoding MPPTRDVGVPSEAKIISELRKEFNIDEVYGTESFISSLKSADDFKPAEMLASAIVTSDEKMSEAKNVVDQSNDNEECMAEEDIPDLKMAKTASGRQNAKLYATTDNVMLMISKLA